Proteins found in one Methylophilaceae bacterium genomic segment:
- a CDS encoding ABC transporter permease has protein sequence MKKIVLSILIFWLFAVIIGRAFGLHGNEIDLTRVLASPSWQHWFGADDLGRDIFSRILRGVEVSFVVAFCVTVVTMSIGVSIGLLAGFYGGKLDKVLMQITDIFLAFPGILLAIAFAAVLGPGIVNLMMALCLTGWVSYARLTRAQTLSLRHRQHVLASESLGARPLRLMRYHIFPLLLSVLIVEATYSLASIMIAEASLSFLGLGIQAPDASWGAMLRDAVRYMLVAPHYVLLVGASLMSLILAINLGGDYLRDKLDIASSSANAS, from the coding sequence ATAAAAAAAATCGTTTTGAGCATTCTTATTTTCTGGCTGTTTGCAGTCATTATCGGTCGTGCATTTGGCTTGCATGGAAATGAAATTGACCTAACGCGCGTATTGGCCAGCCCAAGCTGGCAACATTGGTTTGGTGCAGATGATTTAGGCCGTGATATTTTTTCACGTATTTTACGTGGTGTAGAGGTTTCATTTGTGGTGGCGTTTTGTGTGACGGTAGTGACGATGAGCATTGGTGTCAGTATAGGTTTATTGGCTGGTTTTTATGGCGGTAAATTAGATAAAGTATTGATGCAAATCACAGATATTTTCTTGGCTTTTCCTGGCATTTTGTTAGCCATTGCATTTGCTGCGGTATTAGGGCCAGGTATTGTCAATTTAATGATGGCGCTTTGTTTAACTGGTTGGGTGAGCTATGCGCGGTTAACCCGTGCGCAAACTTTAAGCTTACGCCATCGTCAACATGTGTTGGCATCAGAATCTTTAGGTGCAAGGCCACTGCGCTTGATGCGTTATCATATTTTTCCACTTTTGCTTTCTGTTTTAATTGTAGAAGCGACCTATAGCTTAGCCAGCATCATGATTGCTGAGGCTAGCCTGTCATTTCTAGGCCTGGGCATACAAGCGCCCGATGCTTCATGGGGCGCAATGTTGCGTGATGCAGTACGCTATATGCTCGTTGCACCGCATTATGTGCTGTTAGTTGGTGCGAGTTTGATGAGCTTGATTTTGGCAATTAATTTAGGAGGGGATTACCTCCGTGATAAACTAGACATTGCGTCTTCTTCCGCCAATGCAAGCTGA
- a CDS encoding ABC transporter permease has product MISRLFGFITVIFGVLVLTFLLIHLVPGDPVEVMLGESASMADREALRDQLGLNQSLIRQFAIYLNNLAHGDLGQSIHTKTPIIELFKTRYPASIQLALLSMLIGLLVGVPLGVYAALKAGRWQDIVVTIVSVRLSAMPVFWLGPILMLVFAVWLGWLPVSGMDEPAAIILPALTLGFGLSAILTRMTRTSLLEVLNEDFIRTARAKGLSERTVIVRHALRAALLPIITIVGLQMGSLLAGTVITETIFSWDGIGLLLVESIEKRDYPVTQACVLVIALSYVVINFLTDVVYRLVDPRMRQA; this is encoded by the coding sequence ATGATTAGCAGATTATTCGGGTTTATCACCGTCATTTTTGGCGTATTAGTACTCACTTTTTTATTGATTCATCTAGTGCCAGGCGATCCGGTTGAGGTCATGCTGGGTGAATCAGCTAGCATGGCAGACCGTGAAGCTTTACGTGACCAATTAGGTTTAAATCAGTCACTGATTCGTCAATTTGCTATTTATTTAAATAACCTCGCTCACGGTGACTTAGGTCAATCGATACACACAAAAACGCCTATTATCGAGTTGTTTAAAACACGCTATCCAGCCAGTATTCAATTGGCATTATTATCCATGTTAATTGGATTATTAGTGGGTGTGCCGCTGGGTGTTTATGCCGCATTAAAAGCAGGTCGGTGGCAAGATATTGTGGTCACTATCGTGAGTGTGCGCTTATCAGCCATGCCTGTCTTTTGGCTAGGTCCCATTCTTATGCTGGTGTTTGCTGTTTGGTTGGGTTGGCTACCAGTGAGTGGTATGGATGAACCCGCAGCGATTATTTTACCTGCCCTCACGCTAGGGTTTGGTCTTAGCGCAATTCTGACAAGAATGACGCGCACCAGTCTGTTAGAAGTGCTGAATGAAGACTTTATTCGTACTGCTCGTGCCAAAGGATTAAGCGAGCGCACAGTGATTGTGCGCCATGCCTTACGTGCAGCCTTGTTGCCAATAATAACGATTGTAGGCTTGCAAATGGGCAGCCTACTGGCGGGAACTGTCATTACTGAAACCATCTTCAGTTGGGATGGAATTGGTCTTTTGTTAGTAGAGAGTATCGAAAAACGCGATTACCCTGTTACACAAGCTTGTGTATTGGTCATTGCATTAAGTTATGTCGTGATTAACTTTTTAACCGATGTTGTCTATCGGCTCGTTGATCCAAGAATGAGGCAAGCTTGA
- the nagZ gene encoding beta-N-acetylhexosaminidase, whose amino-acid sequence MSLGPVMLDVVGTELTADDIRRLQHPLVGGVILFARNFEHGAQLKALTASIHKVRQPPLLIAVDHEGGRVQRFREGFTKIPPMREFGKIWDKDRKKAMALAVEAGWILAAELRAHGVDFSFTPILDMDYGDSLVIGDRAFHLDPRAINELAFSLMQGLKKGGMAAVGKHFPGHGYVVADSHVSIPVDEREFDQIAQNDMQPFIHMIDEGLPAMMPAHVIYPKVDDKPAGFSTKWLQKVLRERLGFNGAIFSDDLSMEGATVGGDVTTRSLAALHAGCDMILLCNRPDLADELLENLVWKMSAQSIIRLTRMHGGHHPQSITQLRESGVFADAVKRVAMVGQSEGDFFA is encoded by the coding sequence ATGTCGTTAGGTCCAGTCATGTTAGATGTTGTCGGCACGGAGTTGACTGCTGATGATATTCGTCGTTTACAACACCCATTAGTTGGGGGTGTTATTTTGTTTGCGCGTAATTTTGAACATGGCGCGCAATTAAAAGCATTGACAGCAAGTATTCATAAAGTGCGGCAACCGCCATTATTGATTGCAGTTGACCATGAAGGTGGGCGTGTACAAAGGTTTAGAGAAGGATTTACCAAAATCCCACCGATGCGTGAGTTTGGCAAAATATGGGATAAAGACCGCAAAAAAGCGATGGCATTAGCTGTTGAAGCGGGCTGGATTCTAGCGGCTGAATTGCGTGCGCATGGGGTGGATTTTAGTTTTACCCCTATTTTGGATATGGACTATGGCGATAGCTTGGTGATTGGCGACCGCGCTTTTCATTTGGATCCACGTGCGATAAATGAATTGGCGTTTAGCTTAATGCAAGGTCTGAAAAAAGGTGGTATGGCTGCAGTAGGTAAACATTTTCCAGGACACGGTTATGTGGTCGCCGATTCACATGTCAGCATTCCAGTTGATGAGCGCGAGTTTGACCAAATCGCACAAAATGATATGCAGCCTTTTATACACATGATTGATGAGGGTTTGCCTGCGATGATGCCGGCGCATGTGATTTATCCCAAAGTGGATGATAAGCCAGCAGGTTTTTCTACAAAATGGTTGCAAAAAGTATTGCGTGAACGTTTAGGTTTTAATGGTGCGATTTTTAGTGACGATTTAAGCATGGAAGGCGCAACCGTGGGTGGCGATGTGACAACACGTAGTTTGGCTGCACTACACGCTGGCTGCGATATGATTTTATTATGTAATCGACCAGATTTAGCGGATGAGCTATTAGAAAATTTGGTTTGGAAAATGTCTGCACAAAGCATCATCCGATTAACGCGTATGCATGGCGGTCATCATCCGCAAAGCATAACGCAATTGCGAGAAAGCGGCGTATTTGCAGATGCCGTGAAACGCGTTGCCATGGTAGGGCAGTCGGAAGGCGATTTTTTTGCTTAA
- a CDS encoding class I SAM-dependent methyltransferase codes for MTQAPTITWQENKKTKEALWQSAANNQPPKRIQVIDDTIKADAAYKLVCEGTALLWRGDFQNAKHLSQAISRRIDNRDLKPKAKNKRNKELKTGELLHPKDQFHLYRKSQIERARTLGMLLVELTGDYRLPYNRAPDIADACEHAYGKSESHHSRLVSLREVLGLIGAYEWHKKGVAIPQLEASITPSYGVYSPVRAEYIDLVNTTPLNNMSVAFDIGTGTGVLAAILAKRGMNKVIATDTASRALICAKHNIQKLGYTDQVKIINADLFPPTDAGLADLIVCNPPWLPAKANSTIEQAVYDPDSQMLKGFLKGVKNYLAVNGEAWLILSDFAEHLGLRTKEELQQWIANAGLAVIEKLDIAPKHGKASDPSDPLHQARSKEVTSLYRLQVV; via the coding sequence TTGACACAAGCACCCACCATCACTTGGCAAGAAAACAAAAAAACCAAAGAAGCGCTTTGGCAATCTGCAGCAAATAATCAACCACCTAAAAGAATTCAAGTGATTGACGACACCATCAAAGCCGACGCTGCCTACAAGCTCGTTTGCGAAGGTACTGCCTTGTTGTGGCGTGGTGATTTTCAAAATGCCAAGCATTTATCGCAAGCGATTTCACGGCGAATTGATAACCGTGATTTAAAGCCAAAAGCGAAAAATAAACGCAATAAAGAATTGAAAACAGGAGAGCTACTTCATCCAAAAGATCAGTTTCATTTATATCGTAAAAGTCAGATAGAGCGTGCGCGGACGCTAGGCATGTTGTTGGTGGAGCTAACAGGTGATTATCGCCTACCTTACAATCGTGCGCCTGATATTGCTGATGCATGCGAGCATGCTTATGGCAAAAGTGAAAGCCACCATTCACGCTTGGTTTCATTGCGCGAAGTGTTGGGGCTAATCGGCGCTTATGAGTGGCATAAAAAAGGCGTAGCAATTCCACAATTAGAGGCGAGTATTACGCCAAGTTACGGTGTCTACTCACCTGTGCGTGCTGAATATATTGACTTAGTCAATACGACGCCACTTAACAATATGTCCGTTGCCTTTGATATTGGCACGGGAACAGGCGTATTAGCAGCTATTTTAGCCAAAAGGGGCATGAACAAAGTTATTGCAACGGACACCGCCTCGCGCGCCTTGATTTGCGCGAAACATAACATCCAAAAGCTAGGCTACACAGATCAAGTTAAAATCATCAATGCTGATTTATTCCCACCAACCGATGCAGGTCTTGCCGACTTAATTGTCTGCAACCCACCTTGGCTACCAGCCAAAGCGAATAGCACGATTGAGCAAGCGGTGTATGATCCTGACAGCCAAATGCTTAAAGGCTTTTTAAAAGGCGTTAAAAATTATTTAGCCGTGAATGGTGAGGCATGGCTAATTCTTTCCGACTTTGCTGAGCATTTAGGATTGCGAACAAAAGAGGAGTTGCAGCAGTGGATTGCGAATGCAGGCTTAGCAGTGATAGAGAAATTGGACATTGCACCTAAACATGGTAAAGCGAGCGATCCATCAGACCCACTACATCAAGCACGCTCAAAAGAAGTGACTTCCCTTTATCGTTTACAAGTAGTTTAA